DNA from Streptomyces sp. NBC_01476:
GCCTGATCACGGCGCCGGAGGAGCTGCGGCACGGCCGCGCCGCCCTCGCGGTGAGCTTCTTCGCGCAGGGCGCCCTCTTCGCGCTGCTGGTGACGAGGATTCCGGCGATCCAGGACCGTTACGGGATCAGCGACGGCCTGCTGCCGGTGTTCCTGGCCGCGGTGCCGATCCTCGCCGGGGTCGGCAGTGTGCTGACGGAATCGCTGGTCAAACGGGTGCGGCCGAGTGTCGTCCTGCGCTGGGTGCAGCCCGTGGTAGCCCTGGTGCTGGTCGCCCTCGGCGCCGGCCACGAGCTGTGGGTGGCGGCGGTGACGCTGGCGCTCTTCGGGGTGTGCGTCGGCGGCCTGGACGCGTCGATGAACATGCTCGGGGTCAGCCTGCAGCGGGCGTACGGGCAGAGCATCATGCTCGGCTTTCACGCGGTCTACAGCCTCGGCGGGATCCTCGGGGCGAGTCTGGCCTGGTCGGGCGCGCACTGGCACCTGTCGCTCTTCTCGATCTACGGGCCGGCCGTGCTGGTGCTGATTCCGCTGACGCTCACCGCGAGCCGCTGGTACCGCGACCAGCGGGCCGGCGACGGCGCCCTCGGCGCCCTCGGTGTCGGCAGCGCCGGCAGTGCCGTCGGCGCCGTCGTCACGGCCGGTGCCGGCCATGACGACCGGGTGGACCGGGTCCAACGGGTCGACCGGGTGGATCCCGCCAAGCCCGGCGCGCCGGTCCAGCAGGTGGTGATGAAGCTGCTGCTGCCGCTCTGCCTGGTGATGACCTTCGCGTACATCGGCGACTCGACCGTCTCCAACTGGAGCGCGAAGTATCTGGAGGACGTACTGCACAGCTCGGAGCAGCTGTCCACGGTCCCGTACGCGGTCTACATGGTGACGACGCTGATCGGCCGGTCGGTGGGCGACTTCGGGGTCCGGCGGTTCGGGGCCGCGCCGGTGGTGCGGGTGGGCACGGTGGTGGCGGTGGCGGGGTTCGCGGTGGTGGCGGCGGCGCCCGGGCCGTGGGTGGGGATGCTCGGCTTCACGCTGCTCGGCTTCGGGCTCTGCGTGATCGTGCCGCAGACCTTCGCGGCGGCGGGGCGGATGTTCCCCGACGCCTCCGACTCGGCGATCGCCCGGCTGAACATCTTCAATTACGTCGGCTTCCTGATCGGTTCCCCGCTGGTGGGGGCGATCGGGGGCGCCTGGAGCTACCGCGGCGCGATGCTCGTACCGATGGTGCTGGTCGGGGCCACCTTGCTCTACGCGAAGACCTTTGACGCGGGTCCTGTTGGGTACGGTGTCGGCCATGAGCGGCCGCGCACAGCTGATGTGGGATGAGCAGGTAACCCAGTACGACTTCGGGCGCGGGCACCCCATGGACCCGGTGCGGCTGTCGCTCACCCGCAGCCTGATCAGGGCGTTCGGGCTCGACGGGGCGCTGAAGGTGGTGGCGGCGCCCGCCGCGGGGGACTCGACGCTGTCGCTGGTCCACCGGGCGGACTACGTAGCGGCGGTACGCCGGGCGTCCGCGGATCCGCGGGCGGCGGACACGGCGTACGGGATAGGGACCGAGGACAACCCGGCCTTCGCCGGGATGCACGAGGCGTCGGCGCTGATCGCGGGGCTCTCGGTGGGCGCCGCGGAGGCGGTGTGGCACGGCGGGAGCGAGCACGCGGTGAACTTCACCGGCGGGCTGCACCACGCGATGCCGGGAGCGGCGGCGGGCTTCTGCGTCTACAACGACGCGGCGCTGGCGGTGGCGCGGCTGCTGGAGCTGGGCGCGGAGCGGGTCGTCTACGTCGATGTGGACGTCCACCACGGCGACGGGGTGCAGACGGCGTTCTGGGACGACCCGCGGGTACTGACGATCTCGGTGCACGAGCATCCGCGGACGCTTTTCCCGCAGACCGGGTGGCCGGAGGAGACGGGCGGGCCGGCCGCGGAGGGCGGGGCGGTGAATGTCGCGCTGCCGGCCGGGACCGGTGACGCCGGGTGGCTGCGGGCCTTCCACTCGGTGGTGCCGGAGCTGGTCGCCGCCTTCCGGCCGCAGGTGCTGGTGTCGCAGCACGGCGCGGACACGCACTTCGAGGACCCGCTGGCGCACCTGGCGGTGTCGCTGGACGCGCAGCGGGCGGTGGCGCAGGCGTGCCACGAACTGGCGCACGAGCACGCGCAGGGGCGGTGGGTGGCGCTCGGCGGCGGTGGGTACGCGGTGGTGGACGTCGTGCCGCGGACCTGGACGCATCTGGTGGCCGTCGCGGCGGGGGTGCCGATCGATCCGTCGACGGCGGTGCCGGAGGAGTGGCGGCACGAGGTGTACGCGCGGACCCGGGAGACCGCGCCGCTGCGGATGACGGACGGGCGGGCGGTGGAGTGGGCGGCGTTCGAGGACGGCGGTTACGACCCGGCGTCGCGGGTGGACCAGGCGATCCTGGCCACCCGGCGGGCGGCGTTCCCGCTGCACGGGCTGCTGCCGTAGCTTCCCCGCGGGCCCGGGGGTTCCGGCCCGGTGTTCCCGCCCGGTTCGGGCGCCGGTTCCCGTGCCGCTCACCGGTCCTGGCGCCCAGCGACCCTGCCCCTCGCGGAACTTGTCACTCACATGAGGGGAATTTCGGCATTTGGGCACCCTCCTCCCGGGTGGACCGGGAGCATCTAGGGGGTGGTGAGTGCTGGGGAGTTGCGGGCGCATCTGGTGGCGGCGAGGGTGGCCGGCCGGGTGGCCACCTCGCGCGAGGAGAGCCTGCGCAGGTACGGGCTGTTCGCGGCGCGGGACCCGAGGGTGACCCTGGGGCTGGAGCCCGAGGGGGAGTGGGGGGCGGCGGAGCTGCTGCGGCTGATGGCCGACCGGTGCGGGGTGTCGGCCGACCCGCGGGAGACGTCGGGGGAGGATGTGATCGACCCGGACTGTACGGTGGCGGCGCTGGACGCGTTCGCCGAGCGGCTGGGCCGGGCGGCGCATGACCGGATTCCGGTGCTCTTGGGCACAGGACATCCACACCGTCTTCTCGGGTTCTACGCATCTTTGGCGGCGGCCCTGTCGGCGGCCGGATGTGTGGTTCTCACCCCCTCCTACGTCCGAGGCGTGGACATCCCGACCGAGTTCGGCGTACGCCGCCACATCCTTCGTTACGTCGCCGGAGTCGCTGTGGCCCGCCCGGCGGAGGGCGGCGGTCCGCTTACGCCGGAGTCCGCGCCGGGGGCGCACACCCACTCGCCGCTGCCGGTCAGAGCGGCTCTCGCGGGGGCCGCGGAACAGGGCGGAGTGCTTCCCGGCCTGGTGGTGGGGGACCACGGATTCATTTGCGGAGCAGGGCAGTTGGGATTCGAGGCGATCGGCCTGGGGGACAGTGACGATCCGGCGGTGTTCGTGGCCGAAGCAGAGGGCAGGATTTCGGTGGCAGTGCCACTCGATGACACCGTCCGGTCCGATTACTACCGCCCGCTGACCCGATACGTACTCAATCGAGCGTGGCTCTCACAGTAGTCAACCATTCGCAACTCCTCTTCCCCACTTGCATCATCCGCCCCTAATCTGTGGGGGAGCGCACATGCCTGTTTGAGTCGCCGGAGGGGAAGCCGGTGGCGTCATGTGCGGAAGGTTCAGGTGTGTCATGTCTGTAGCAGCTGAAAGTCGGCCTCTGAACGAGGTCGTGTTCCTGACCGTCGCCGAAGTGGCGGCGGTCATGCGGGTCTCCAAGATGACGGTGTACCGGCTGGTGCACAGCGGTCATCTGCCGGCGATCCGGGTCGGTCGGTCCTTCCGGGTTCCGGAGCAGGCCGTGCACGACTACCTCCGCGAGTCCTACGTGGGGGTGGAATCTGCCTGAGAAGGCCCGGTGACGGGCTGGTGACCGACAGCGCCGGCCGCGGTTACACCCGCCCCCTCGGGGCGGGTAGGCTTGGCCGACGTAGGTCGTGTGGGCTCGGACGCCCCGCACCGAGTGAAACCGAAGCGAGGGTAGTCGTGGGCTCTGTCATCAAGAAGCGGCGTAAGCGTATGGCCAAGAAGAAGCACCGCAAGCTTCTGAAGCGGACGCGTGTGCAGCGTCGCAACAAGAAGTAAGCGAGCCGTTCGTCGTCGCTCCCACTGCCCCCCTCGGCAGCCGTAAAGGCCGCCGAGGGGGGCAGTGGCGTAGGTGGGGGGAAGGACGGGTGGCGGGGCGCCACCGCGGTGCGCCGCTGTGACGGTACGGTGGCGGCAACCCCCCTAGGAGGCGCTGATCGTGGGCAAGGTGGTCCTCGTCACCGGAGCCGCGCGGCAGCTCGCCGGCCGGTTCGTACGTCGTGTGCAGCGGGAGCCCGAGGTCGAGCGGGTCATCGCGGTCGACGCTGTGCCGCCCGAGCACGACATGGGAGACGCCGCGTTCGTGCGGGCCGACATCCGGCAGCCGATGATCGGCAAGGTGCTGGCCCAGCACTCGGTGGACACCGTGGTGCATCTCGACGTCAGCGGCACCCCGCTGGGCTCCGGCGGCCGTACCCAGGCCAAGGAGACCAACGTCATCGGCACCATGCAGCTCCTGGGCGCCTGCCAGAAGGCGCCGACCGTACGGCGGCTGGTGGTCAAGTCCACCACCAGCGTCTACGGTTCCGCGCCGCGCGACCCCGCGGTGTTCAGCGAGACCACCCCGGTCAAGTCGCTGCCCAGCGGCGGCTTCGCGAAGGACGCGGTGGAGGTCGAGGGGTACGTACGGGGTTTCGCCCGGCGGCGGCCGGACGTGGCGGTCGCGGTGCTGCGCTTCGCCAACATCCTCGGGCCCAACGCGGACACCCCGCTGGCGGAGTACTTCGGGCTGCCGGTGCTGCCGACGGTCTTCGGGTACGACCCCCGGCTGCAGTTCGTCCACGAGGACGACGTCAACGAGGTGCTGGTGGTGGCCTCGACGGAGGCCAGGCGCGGCACGTACAACAACGGCACGTTCAACATCGCCGGGGACGGGGTGCTGCTGCTGTCGCAGAGTGCGCGCCGGCTGGGCAGGCCGACCGTGCCGGTACCGATGCCGGCCGTCACCTGGGTGGGGCGGATGCTGCGGACCTCCGGGGTGACCGATTTCTCGGCGGAACAGATCAGGCTGCTCACCCACGGCCGGGTGGTCGACACCCGGCAGATGCGTGAGACGCTCGGCTTCGAGCCGGCGTACACCACCGCGGAGACCTTCCAGGACTTCGCCGCCGCCCGTGGTCCGGGGCTGCTGCCGCCGGACCGGGTCCGGCACGTGGTGGACGGCGTCGCCGCGATGATCCCGGCCGACCGCCGATGACCGACGGCCGTACGGCGGACAGCCGTATGACGGAGCAGCCCGCAGCGGCGGAAGGAGCAGGAACCATGGCGGACGCCAAGGTCATCCCGTTCGGCGACGACTCGCGTGCGCGGCGCGGCGGCGCCGCGGGCGGTGGCAGGTCCCGGGCGCGCGGCCGTAAACCGGCTCCGCCCGAGGCGAAGCCGGCCACGGCGCCGACGCATGTCCAGCCGCCGCTGATGCCGGTGCCGGAGGCCGTACCGGAGGCCGTACCGGAGGCGGCACAGGAGGCGGCTCGGGATGCGGTGGAGGGCCCCGTGGCGGAGATCCCCGCGCAGGCGGCCGGCGAGCGTACGGCGCCGGCCGGACAGGAGCCGCCCGGGCCGTCGCAGGGCGGTCCCGGGGTCGCGGCGGCGCTGGGTGAGGTCGCGGACCGGCTGCTCGGCGGGCCGTGGGAGCGGAAGGTCGCCTCGGGGCTGTCGTTCCTGCGGCGGCGGGTCACCGGCGAGTACGAGGTGGACGAGTTCGGGTACGACGCCGAGCTCACCGACCAGGTGCTGATGGCTCTGGTGCGGCCGTTCTTCGAGCGGTACTTCCGGGTCGAGGTCAAGGGCATCGAGAACATCCCGGCGGAGGGCGGCGCGCTGGTGGTGTCCAACCACTCCGGGACGCTGCCGGTCGACGCGTTGATGACGCAGGTGGCGGTGCACGACCAGCACCCCGCCGGGCGGCATCTGCGGCTGCTGGCCGCGGACCTGGTCTTCATGATGCCGCTCATCAACGAACTGGCCCGCAAGGCCGGGCACACGCTGGCGTGCACGGAGGACGCGGAGTCGCTGCTGGAGCGGGGAGAGGTCGTCGGGGTCATGCCCGAGGGCTTCAAGGGCCTCGGGAAGCCGTTCGCCGAGCGGTACAAGCTGCAGCGGTTCGGGCGGGGCGGGTTCGTGGCGACGGCGCTCAAGACGAAGGTGCCGATCGTTCCGTGCTCGGTGGTGGGCGCGGAGGAGATCTATCCGATGCTGGGCAACTCCCGCACCCTCGCGCGCATCCTGGGCATCCCGTACTTCCCCCTCACCCCGACCTTCCCCTGGCTGGGGCCGCTGGGTGTCGTCCCCCTCCCCACCAAGTGGACGATCCAGTTCGGCGAGCCCATTCCCACCGACACCTATCCGCCGGAGGCGGCGGAGGACCCGATGCTCGTCTTCAACCTGACGGACCAGGTGCGGGAAACGATCCAGCACACGCTGTACGAACTGCTGGTGCAGCGGCGGTCGGTGTTCTTCTGATCTCTTCTGCGGTCCGAGGTCTGCGGTCTGCGGTCCGAGGTCTTAGGCGCGCGCACGGCGGAAGGCGGTCACTCCCTCATCAGGGGGTGACCGCCTTTGCTGTGGGGAGGGGTCAGTGGGAGTCGTCGTCGCTGAGGCCGAGGCCCGGGAGGAGACCGGGGAGCAGCGGGGGGAGGACGATCGAGTGGTGGGATGGGGTCGGGTCGCCGGTGGGGGGTGTGGTGGGGGAGGTCGGGGGGAGGCTGGGCGGGTCCAGGAGGTTCCCGGAGCCGCCGATGAGGCCGTTGGGGGCCGTTCCGGACGGCGTGGGGCTCGGGCTGCTGCCCGGGTCGCTCTGACCCGGCTGCGCACCGGTGGACGCCGATGCGGAAGGCGTC
Protein-coding regions in this window:
- a CDS encoding lysophospholipid acyltransferase family protein: MADAKVIPFGDDSRARRGGAAGGGRSRARGRKPAPPEAKPATAPTHVQPPLMPVPEAVPEAVPEAAQEAARDAVEGPVAEIPAQAAGERTAPAGQEPPGPSQGGPGVAAALGEVADRLLGGPWERKVASGLSFLRRRVTGEYEVDEFGYDAELTDQVLMALVRPFFERYFRVEVKGIENIPAEGGALVVSNHSGTLPVDALMTQVAVHDQHPAGRHLRLLAADLVFMMPLINELARKAGHTLACTEDAESLLERGEVVGVMPEGFKGLGKPFAERYKLQRFGRGGFVATALKTKVPIVPCSVVGAEEIYPMLGNSRTLARILGIPYFPLTPTFPWLGPLGVVPLPTKWTIQFGEPIPTDTYPPEAAEDPMLVFNLTDQVRETIQHTLYELLVQRRSVFF
- a CDS encoding 30S ribosomal protein bS22 → MGSVIKKRRKRMAKKKHRKLLKRTRVQRRNKK
- a CDS encoding helix-turn-helix domain-containing protein, producing the protein MSVAAESRPLNEVVFLTVAEVAAVMRVSKMTVYRLVHSGHLPAIRVGRSFRVPEQAVHDYLRESYVGVESA
- a CDS encoding NAD-dependent epimerase/dehydratase family protein, with the translated sequence MGKVVLVTGAARQLAGRFVRRVQREPEVERVIAVDAVPPEHDMGDAAFVRADIRQPMIGKVLAQHSVDTVVHLDVSGTPLGSGGRTQAKETNVIGTMQLLGACQKAPTVRRLVVKSTTSVYGSAPRDPAVFSETTPVKSLPSGGFAKDAVEVEGYVRGFARRRPDVAVAVLRFANILGPNADTPLAEYFGLPVLPTVFGYDPRLQFVHEDDVNEVLVVASTEARRGTYNNGTFNIAGDGVLLLSQSARRLGRPTVPVPMPAVTWVGRMLRTSGVTDFSAEQIRLLTHGRVVDTRQMRETLGFEPAYTTAETFQDFAAARGPGLLPPDRVRHVVDGVAAMIPADRR
- a CDS encoding acetoin utilization protein AcuC codes for the protein MSGRAQLMWDEQVTQYDFGRGHPMDPVRLSLTRSLIRAFGLDGALKVVAAPAAGDSTLSLVHRADYVAAVRRASADPRAADTAYGIGTEDNPAFAGMHEASALIAGLSVGAAEAVWHGGSEHAVNFTGGLHHAMPGAAAGFCVYNDAALAVARLLELGAERVVYVDVDVHHGDGVQTAFWDDPRVLTISVHEHPRTLFPQTGWPEETGGPAAEGGAVNVALPAGTGDAGWLRAFHSVVPELVAAFRPQVLVSQHGADTHFEDPLAHLAVSLDAQRAVAQACHELAHEHAQGRWVALGGGGYAVVDVVPRTWTHLVAVAAGVPIDPSTAVPEEWRHEVYARTRETAPLRMTDGRAVEWAAFEDGGYDPASRVDQAILATRRAAFPLHGLLP
- a CDS encoding MFS transporter, which codes for MDDARLITAPEELRHGRAALAVSFFAQGALFALLVTRIPAIQDRYGISDGLLPVFLAAVPILAGVGSVLTESLVKRVRPSVVLRWVQPVVALVLVALGAGHELWVAAVTLALFGVCVGGLDASMNMLGVSLQRAYGQSIMLGFHAVYSLGGILGASLAWSGAHWHLSLFSIYGPAVLVLIPLTLTASRWYRDQRAGDGALGALGVGSAGSAVGAVVTAGAGHDDRVDRVQRVDRVDPAKPGAPVQQVVMKLLLPLCLVMTFAYIGDSTVSNWSAKYLEDVLHSSEQLSTVPYAVYMVTTLIGRSVGDFGVRRFGAAPVVRVGTVVAVAGFAVVAAAPGPWVGMLGFTLLGFGLCVIVPQTFAAAGRMFPDASDSAIARLNIFNYVGFLIGSPLVGAIGGAWSYRGAMLVPMVLVGATLLYAKTFDAGPVGYGVGHERPRTADVG
- a CDS encoding phosphatase, whose protein sequence is MVSAGELRAHLVAARVAGRVATSREESLRRYGLFAARDPRVTLGLEPEGEWGAAELLRLMADRCGVSADPRETSGEDVIDPDCTVAALDAFAERLGRAAHDRIPVLLGTGHPHRLLGFYASLAAALSAAGCVVLTPSYVRGVDIPTEFGVRRHILRYVAGVAVARPAEGGGPLTPESAPGAHTHSPLPVRAALAGAAEQGGVLPGLVVGDHGFICGAGQLGFEAIGLGDSDDPAVFVAEAEGRISVAVPLDDTVRSDYYRPLTRYVLNRAWLSQ